The proteins below are encoded in one region of Amycolatopsis magusensis:
- a CDS encoding DUF4142 domain-containing protein: MRHTPPTRFRLRTLAIAIAVVALAALVPVVISLRSGDTAANAVTAPGQLSAAQAGTAGPVTELDKTFLVKVRQAGLWEIPAGRLAQTNGSSEAVKRAGHHLLEGHSRLDQLVREDAEILGVELPNEATAEQQQWVDQLNGLRGEEFDRFFANVLRSSHGKIFATIGEVRAGTQNDLIRRHAREANQTVLDHMEVLEDTGLVSADTLAEVETAVTPPK; encoded by the coding sequence ATGCGACACACCCCGCCGACGCGGTTCCGCCTGCGCACACTGGCCATCGCGATCGCCGTCGTGGCGCTGGCCGCGCTGGTGCCCGTGGTGATCTCACTGCGCAGCGGGGACACCGCGGCCAACGCGGTCACCGCCCCCGGCCAGCTCTCCGCCGCGCAGGCCGGTACCGCGGGCCCGGTCACCGAGCTGGACAAGACCTTCCTGGTCAAGGTGCGCCAGGCCGGGCTGTGGGAGATCCCGGCGGGGAGACTGGCGCAGACCAACGGGTCCAGCGAGGCGGTCAAGCGCGCCGGGCACCACCTGCTCGAAGGGCATTCACGGCTGGACCAGCTGGTCCGCGAGGACGCCGAGATCCTCGGCGTGGAACTGCCCAACGAGGCGACCGCGGAACAGCAGCAGTGGGTCGACCAGCTCAACGGCCTGCGCGGCGAGGAGTTCGACCGGTTCTTCGCGAACGTGCTCCGGTCCTCGCACGGCAAGATCTTCGCCACCATCGGCGAGGTCCGCGCCGGCACGCAGAACGACCTCATCCGCAGGCACGCGCGCGAGGCGAACCAGACCGTCCTCGATCACATGGAGGTGCTCGAGGACACCGGCCTGGTCTCCGCGGACACCCTGGCCGAAGTGGAAACCGCCGTCACCCCACCGAAATGA